The following coding sequences lie in one Halogeometricum rufum genomic window:
- a CDS encoding HAD family hydrolase — protein sequence MTRFDAVVFDLDGTLCRHDQDADEVYFGAFERAGEDPFGAPADLWAALDGAPDPQDRLGYLRDGFGAVADRHGRRDADVDALARGFDAVVDNGAVSFLDGAEDGLAAARDRAAVGLMTNGPEHRQSTKLASLGLEDAFEAVVYAGDMPRRKPHADPFDRTVAELSVSASSTLYVGNSLEYDVAGAQGAGLPVAWCPEDGDADAGTYDPDYVLESLSELAAVLDGARG from the coding sequence GTGACACGCTTCGACGCCGTCGTGTTCGACCTCGACGGGACGCTGTGCCGACACGACCAGGACGCCGACGAGGTCTACTTCGGGGCGTTCGAACGCGCCGGCGAGGACCCGTTCGGCGCGCCGGCGGACCTCTGGGCGGCGCTCGACGGCGCGCCGGACCCGCAGGACCGACTCGGCTACCTGCGCGACGGCTTCGGCGCCGTGGCCGACCGCCACGGCAGACGCGACGCCGACGTCGACGCCTTGGCCCGGGGGTTCGACGCCGTCGTGGACAACGGCGCCGTCTCCTTCCTCGACGGCGCGGAAGACGGCTTGGCCGCGGCCCGTGACCGCGCCGCGGTCGGACTCATGACGAACGGCCCCGAACACCGCCAGTCGACGAAGCTCGCGTCGTTGGGGCTCGAAGACGCCTTCGAGGCGGTGGTGTACGCGGGCGACATGCCGCGCCGCAAACCCCACGCGGACCCGTTCGACCGCACCGTCGCCGAACTGTCGGTGTCGGCGTCGTCGACGCTGTACGTCGGTAACTCGCTGGAGTACGACGTGGCGGGCGCGCAGGGGGCCGGACTCCCCGTCGCGTGGTGTCCCGAGGACGGCGACGCCGACGCCGGGACGTACGACCCCGACTACGTCCTCGAATCGCTCTCGGAACTCGCCGCCGTGCTGGACGGGGCGCGCGGATGA
- a CDS encoding phosphotransferase family protein yields MRRDTDERRDRLESASDSHRIVRQLRDVPPHEVYEVRVDGRRAVYKRDTGPTGSAGVEGRVTAFVGRETSVPVPEVLSVGDDHYVAAWHPDAPEPDAARVADETWARAAGRTLATLHAETESHLGAFGPFRSRDGADPVTDDGAPRVDGTEDWREAALAEVRRRRPVLARYGHGDVADAVVDLLRDRVDAFAGAGPPVCCHGWATPEHVAVADGRVACVVDFEHAVAAPAGFDYWRTVLPTFGGDDASSTAFREGYESVRSLPSGFDRRAPFYALLNEVYYVESLHVQDQHGPRETAERAARLRENIFERVERLS; encoded by the coding sequence ATGCGACGAGACACAGACGAGAGACGCGACAGACTCGAATCGGCCTCCGACTCACACCGAATCGTCCGGCAACTGCGCGACGTGCCGCCGCACGAGGTGTACGAGGTGCGCGTCGACGGCCGCCGCGCCGTCTACAAGCGAGACACCGGACCGACGGGGAGCGCCGGCGTCGAGGGGCGCGTGACGGCGTTCGTCGGCCGGGAGACGTCCGTCCCCGTCCCGGAGGTGCTCTCGGTCGGTGACGACCACTACGTCGCGGCGTGGCACCCCGACGCGCCCGAACCCGACGCGGCGCGTGTCGCGGACGAGACGTGGGCGCGCGCCGCCGGTCGCACGCTGGCCACCCTGCACGCGGAGACGGAATCGCACCTCGGAGCCTTCGGGCCGTTTCGGTCCCGCGACGGGGCGGACCCCGTGACCGACGACGGCGCACCGCGCGTGGACGGCACCGAGGACTGGCGCGAGGCGGCCCTCGCCGAAGTCCGGCGGCGTCGCCCCGTCCTCGCCCGCTACGGTCACGGCGACGTCGCAGACGCCGTCGTGGACCTTCTGCGTGACCGCGTGGACGCCTTCGCCGGCGCCGGCCCGCCGGTCTGCTGTCACGGGTGGGCCACTCCCGAACACGTCGCCGTCGCGGACGGCCGCGTCGCGTGCGTGGTCGACTTCGAACACGCCGTGGCCGCCCCCGCCGGGTTCGACTACTGGCGCACCGTGCTACCGACGTTCGGCGGCGACGACGCCTCGTCGACGGCGTTCCGCGAGGGCTACGAGTCCGTCCGGTCGCTGCCGTCCGGGTTCGACCGGCGCGCGCCGTTCTACGCGCTGTTGAACGAGGTCTACTACGTCGAATCGCTACACGTACAGGACCAGCACGGGCCGCGCGAGACGGCCGAACGCGCGGCCCGCCTCCGCGAGAACATCTTCGAGCGGGTCGAACGGCTCTCGTGA
- a CDS encoding DUF1328 family protein, with translation MPALTALAAGVAVASSAVAVPLQSGGLLTLAIAFIVLAILAGLAGFRGVAGLSMSAARLLVVVFLVLAVLTFFL, from the coding sequence ATGCCAGCGCTCACAGCACTCGCCGCCGGAGTCGCAGTCGCCTCGTCCGCCGTCGCGGTCCCCCTGCAGTCGGGCGGACTGCTGACGCTCGCTATCGCGTTCATCGTCCTCGCCATCCTGGCGGGCCTCGCCGGCTTCCGGGGCGTCGCCGGCCTCTCGATGAGCGCCGCCCGCCTCCTCGTGGTGGTGTTCCTCGTGCTCGCCGTCCTCACGTTCTTCCTGTGA
- a CDS encoding SAM hydrolase/SAM-dependent halogenase family protein — protein sequence MITLSSDFGTPYPAAMKGVLLRRTDARLVDVAHDFPRQDVRATAFWLREVLPYFPAATHLVVVDPGVGTDRAAIVVEAAGHTFVAPDNGVVLPAVRELAGDDFDVYDVAYDDVASNTFHGRDVFAPAAADVHDAPAVTAIERVTPAAEFVDLTFPTATVDGDRATGEVLVVDDFGNAVTNVPGEFLDGADRVAVNGESAPVARAYAAVDHGDRLVTVGSHGNVEFAVNRGRGDDAFGLAVGDAVTVERR from the coding sequence ATGATAACGCTGTCTTCGGACTTCGGGACGCCCTACCCCGCCGCGATGAAGGGCGTGTTGCTCCGCCGGACGGACGCCCGACTGGTGGACGTCGCCCACGACTTCCCCCGGCAGGACGTCCGCGCGACGGCGTTCTGGCTCCGGGAGGTGCTCCCGTACTTCCCGGCGGCGACGCACCTCGTGGTCGTCGACCCCGGCGTCGGCACCGACCGCGCCGCAATCGTCGTCGAGGCGGCCGGGCACACGTTCGTCGCGCCCGACAACGGCGTCGTGCTACCCGCCGTCCGCGAACTCGCGGGCGACGACTTCGACGTGTACGACGTGGCCTACGACGACGTGGCGAGCAACACGTTCCACGGCCGCGACGTGTTCGCGCCGGCCGCCGCGGACGTCCACGACGCGCCCGCGGTGACGGCGATAGAACGCGTCACGCCCGCCGCGGAGTTCGTCGACCTCACGTTCCCGACGGCGACGGTGGACGGCGACCGAGCGACGGGGGAGGTCCTCGTCGTCGACGACTTCGGCAACGCAGTCACCAACGTCCCCGGTGAGTTCCTCGACGGTGCGGACCGCGTCGCGGTGAACGGCGAGTCCGCGCCCGTCGCCCGCGCCTACGCCGCCGTCGACCACGGCGACCGACTCGTCACGGTCGGCAGTCACGGCAACGTCGAGTTCGCGGTGAACCGCGGGCGCGGCGACGACGCGTTCGGACTGGCCGTCGGCGACGCGGTGACGGTCGAACGGCGATGA
- a CDS encoding YihY/virulence factor BrkB family protein: MSRVESVVRVTKAVVAVSREKNVTTLAASLAYYVFNAFVPTVFLLVVGVATFGPAESIVGGLTALVEVDQAQLERVMEMIGANTSARLRALSLAVAIVVWSSLKSLRSIQDTFAEVYGTRRHTSFWGRLRDTGLVFVGTTTGLIAVSFVSIALSVALPVGWLSVASVVLIFGSLLLVFLPMYYLFPAVEQPLGDVLPGALLAAAAWTVSGVVFRVYVTLSESVQLYGVAGVALIFLSWLYFGGLAILVGVVVNAVLTGRVDADADWLPSVPDLPNSTDEEEGELRS; this comes from the coding sequence GTGTCTCGTGTCGAGTCCGTCGTTCGGGTGACGAAAGCCGTCGTCGCGGTCAGTCGCGAGAAGAACGTGACGACGCTCGCGGCGAGCCTCGCCTACTACGTCTTCAACGCGTTCGTCCCGACGGTGTTCTTGCTCGTCGTCGGCGTCGCCACGTTCGGGCCCGCCGAGAGCATCGTCGGCGGCTTGACTGCGCTCGTGGAGGTGGACCAGGCGCAACTCGAACGTGTGATGGAGATGATCGGTGCGAACACCTCCGCCCGTCTCCGCGCCCTGTCGCTGGCCGTCGCCATCGTGGTGTGGAGTTCGCTGAAGAGCCTGCGGTCCATCCAGGACACGTTCGCCGAGGTGTACGGCACGCGGCGGCACACGTCGTTCTGGGGCCGCCTCCGCGACACCGGACTCGTCTTCGTCGGCACGACGACGGGGCTCATCGCCGTCTCGTTCGTCTCCATCGCCCTCTCGGTGGCGCTCCCGGTCGGCTGGCTGTCCGTCGCCAGCGTGGTGCTCATCTTCGGGTCGCTCCTCCTCGTCTTCCTCCCGATGTACTACCTGTTTCCCGCCGTCGAGCAACCGCTCGGCGACGTGCTCCCGGGTGCGCTCCTCGCCGCCGCCGCGTGGACCGTCTCGGGCGTCGTCTTCCGCGTCTACGTCACGCTCTCGGAGAGCGTCCAACTGTACGGCGTCGCCGGCGTCGCGCTCATCTTCCTCTCGTGGCTCTACTTCGGCGGACTGGCCATTCTCGTCGGCGTCGTCGTCAACGCCGTCCTCACGGGGCGCGTGGACGCCGACGCCGACTGGCTGCCGAGCGTCCCGGACCTGCCGAACTCCACCGACGAAGAGGAGGGCGAACTGCGTTCTTGA
- a CDS encoding cbb3-type cytochrome c oxidase subunit I has protein sequence MSLPLVTLLAAVCALLGGWVCWRRRETTDAARVESLSDAVSLRTDGGERRGADDARARDADRRPDGGERQPEESAADGGRLSSVVGTLYGREHKTSKPYGLMRWVTSVDHKDIGILYVIFGLAAGLWGATDAMMIRTELFTPTTDVWDADTYNALFTTHGLTMLFFFVTPVFTGLANYFLPIMVDADDMAFPRINAIAFWLLPPSFVLVRAGLLTEVLAKMIDAVGPRIEFLYALEPPTPGWTLYVPRAVQLANPQVDLLILGLHLSGLATVMGAVNIIVTIFTERGEDVGWSNLDIFSWSLLTTSGIILFAFPLLGSALLMLLLDRNFGTTFFAVEAGGPILWQHLFWFFGHPEVYILVLPAFGLTSQILPKFAGRRLFGFKFIVYSTLAIGVLSFGVWAHHMFATGIDPRLRASFMAVSIAIAVPSAVKTFNWMATLWNGSVRLEAPMQFLIGGIGLFVVGGVTGIFLASIPVDLVLHGTYYIVAHFHFIVVGIIAFSMFAASYYWYPLLTGRMYDRRLATVHSVLSIGGVMLTFFPLFLVGLMGLPRRSAGYPAEFTLLQQVATVGAFVLAVSVGIWLFNMVNSFRTGGVVRDPDPWNLKETGQFSREWQWFEDRMSQDLSRPHALADGGRETGDVVADEADGGGDAEGDGSADAEDD, from the coding sequence ATGTCTCTGCCGCTCGTCACCCTCCTCGCGGCCGTCTGCGCCCTCCTCGGTGGGTGGGTCTGCTGGCGCCGCCGCGAGACGACCGACGCCGCTCGAGTCGAATCGCTCAGCGACGCCGTCTCGCTCAGGACCGACGGCGGCGAACGCCGCGGCGCGGACGACGCACGCGCCCGAGACGCCGACCGACGCCCGGACGGGGGCGAACGGCAACCCGAGGAGTCCGCCGCCGACGGCGGCCGCCTCTCCTCCGTCGTCGGAACGCTGTACGGCCGCGAACACAAGACCAGCAAACCGTACGGCCTGATGCGCTGGGTGACGAGCGTCGACCACAAGGACATCGGCATCCTCTACGTCATCTTCGGACTCGCCGCCGGCCTGTGGGGTGCGACCGACGCGATGATGATTCGCACCGAACTGTTCACCCCGACGACGGACGTGTGGGACGCCGACACGTACAACGCCCTCTTTACCACGCACGGGCTGACGATGCTGTTCTTCTTCGTGACGCCCGTGTTCACCGGGCTGGCGAACTACTTCCTCCCCATCATGGTCGACGCCGACGACATGGCGTTCCCGCGCATCAACGCCATCGCCTTTTGGCTCCTGCCGCCGTCGTTCGTCCTCGTCCGGGCCGGCCTCCTGACGGAGGTGCTGGCGAAGATGATAGACGCCGTCGGCCCGCGCATCGAGTTCCTCTACGCCCTCGAACCGCCGACGCCCGGGTGGACGCTGTACGTCCCGCGGGCGGTCCAGTTGGCGAACCCGCAGGTGGACCTGCTCATCCTCGGCCTCCACCTCTCCGGACTCGCCACCGTCATGGGGGCGGTAAACATCATCGTGACCATCTTCACCGAACGCGGCGAGGACGTGGGGTGGTCCAACCTGGACATCTTCTCGTGGTCGCTCCTGACCACGAGCGGTATCATCCTGTTCGCGTTCCCCCTCCTCGGCAGCGCGCTACTGATGCTGCTGCTCGACCGCAACTTCGGGACGACGTTCTTCGCCGTCGAGGCCGGCGGCCCCATCCTCTGGCAACATCTGTTCTGGTTCTTCGGCCACCCCGAGGTGTACATCCTCGTCCTCCCGGCGTTCGGGCTGACGAGCCAGATTCTCCCGAAGTTCGCGGGGCGACGACTGTTCGGGTTCAAGTTCATCGTCTACTCGACGCTGGCCATCGGCGTGCTGTCGTTCGGCGTCTGGGCGCACCACATGTTCGCGACGGGTATCGACCCGCGCCTCCGCGCCTCGTTCATGGCCGTCTCCATCGCAATCGCGGTTCCGAGCGCCGTCAAGACGTTCAACTGGATGGCGACGCTGTGGAACGGGAGCGTGCGACTCGAAGCGCCGATGCAGTTCCTCATCGGCGGCATCGGCCTGTTCGTCGTCGGCGGCGTCACCGGCATCTTCCTCGCGTCCATCCCCGTGGACCTCGTCCTCCACGGCACTTACTACATCGTCGCGCACTTCCACTTCATCGTCGTCGGCATCATCGCGTTCTCGATGTTCGCGGCGTCGTACTACTGGTACCCGCTCCTCACCGGCCGGATGTACGACCGCCGCCTCGCCACCGTCCACTCCGTCCTCAGCATCGGCGGCGTGATGCTGACGTTCTTCCCCCTGTTCCTCGTCGGCCTGATGGGTCTGCCCCGCCGGTCGGCGGGCTACCCCGCCGAGTTCACCCTCCTCCAGCAGGTGGCCACCGTCGGCGCGTTCGTCCTCGCGGTGAGCGTCGGCATCTGGCTGTTCAACATGGTGAACTCGTTCCGGACCGGCGGCGTCGTCCGCGACCCGGACCCGTGGAACCTGAAGGAGACGGGGCAGTTCTCCCGCGAGTGGCAGTGGTTCGAAGACCGGATGTCACAGGACCTCTCCCGGCCGCACGCCCTCGCCGACGGGGGACGTGAGACGGGGGACGTGGTCGCCGACGAGGCGGACGGCGGCGGAGACGCCGAAGGCGACGGTAGTGCGGATGCCGAAGACGACTGA
- a CDS encoding ABC transporter ATP-binding protein — MVDLELDGVTKTYAGAAALRDVSLSISEGEFFTLVGPSGCGKTTTLRLVAGLETPTEGVVRFDGTDVSGVPTEDRDVGVVFQNYALFPHMTVRENVAYGLKFGGPPAGTTVDERVGDLLEMMDIAGMGDRDPDNLSGGQQQRVALARALAPEPDVLLLDEPMSALDARLREQLRRSVKRVQKELGVTTLYVTHDQEEALAVSDRVAVMNGGRVEQVGTPQDVYRRPETEFVATFVGDNNVFEGTVRDASGDRTVVRVADAEFELPPTDADAGETVRFCVRPEHLSIAEATGATASEGATAANRLAVEVETAEFLGDTTRLHCRWAGRTVVVKTGSVPEAARLELGFAPESVTVL; from the coding sequence GTGGTTGACCTCGAACTCGACGGCGTGACGAAGACGTACGCCGGCGCGGCGGCGCTTCGAGACGTCTCGCTGTCGATATCCGAGGGTGAGTTCTTCACGCTCGTCGGCCCCTCCGGATGCGGGAAGACGACGACGCTCCGCCTCGTCGCCGGGTTGGAGACGCCCACGGAGGGCGTCGTCCGCTTCGACGGAACGGACGTGAGCGGGGTGCCGACGGAGGACCGCGACGTGGGCGTGGTGTTCCAGAACTACGCGCTCTTCCCCCACATGACCGTCCGCGAGAACGTCGCCTACGGCCTCAAGTTCGGCGGTCCACCCGCGGGGACGACGGTTGACGAACGCGTCGGAGACCTGTTGGAGATGATGGACATCGCCGGGATGGGCGACCGCGACCCGGACAACCTCTCGGGCGGCCAACAGCAGCGCGTCGCCCTCGCGCGCGCCCTCGCCCCGGAACCGGACGTCCTCCTCCTCGACGAACCGATGAGTGCGCTGGACGCCCGCCTCCGCGAGCAACTCCGCCGGAGCGTCAAGCGCGTGCAGAAGGAACTCGGCGTGACGACGCTGTACGTCACGCACGACCAGGAGGAGGCGCTGGCCGTCTCCGACCGCGTGGCCGTGATGAACGGCGGCCGGGTCGAACAGGTCGGCACGCCGCAGGACGTCTACCGCCGCCCGGAGACGGAGTTCGTCGCCACGTTCGTCGGCGACAATAACGTCTTCGAGGGGACGGTCCGCGACGCGTCCGGCGACCGAACGGTCGTCCGCGTCGCCGACGCCGAGTTCGAACTCCCGCCGACGGACGCCGACGCGGGCGAGACGGTTCGGTTCTGCGTCCGTCCCGAACATCTCTCGATTGCCGAGGCGACCGGGGCGACGGCCTCGGAGGGGGCGACGGCCGCGAACCGACTCGCCGTCGAGGTGGAGACGGCGGAGTTCCTCGGCGACACGACGCGCCTGCACTGCCGGTGGGCGGGGCGGACCGTCGTCGTCAAGACGGGGTCGGTGCCGGAGGCGGCGCGCCTCGAACTCGGGTTCGCTCCGGAGTCGGTGACGGTGCTGTGA
- a CDS encoding DUF6789 family protein: MNRPLAAVAGGFSGTAVLTVLLLLFEVETRSQIGMFEVVARFVGVPGSTTVGFLLFVAAGTVAWPLLFVAVEETIPGGDPAIKAMGVGAILWVPFVVVGRGELTGAIVFAFTGLTLVAHLAYGYVTGAVYARLTGRTPSRETFGDDPDLSSR, encoded by the coding sequence ATGAACAGGCCACTCGCCGCAGTCGCCGGAGGATTCTCCGGAACAGCCGTGCTGACCGTTCTACTCCTTCTGTTCGAAGTCGAGACTCGCTCGCAAATCGGGATGTTCGAGGTCGTCGCCCGGTTCGTCGGCGTCCCCGGCAGCACCACCGTCGGCTTCCTCCTGTTCGTCGCCGCGGGGACCGTCGCGTGGCCGTTGCTGTTCGTCGCCGTCGAGGAGACGATTCCCGGCGGCGACCCGGCCATAAAGGCGATGGGCGTGGGCGCGATTCTGTGGGTGCCGTTCGTCGTCGTCGGCCGCGGCGAACTCACGGGCGCCATCGTGTTCGCGTTCACCGGCCTGACGCTCGTCGCCCACCTCGCGTACGGCTACGTCACCGGTGCCGTCTACGCCCGCCTGACCGGCCGGACGCCGTCGCGCGAGACGTTCGGCGACGACCCCGACCTCTCGTCGCGGTAG